The nucleotide sequence TTGCTGTGAACAATGAAATCGATTCACTGCACCTTTGACTTATCTGATAATTCTTGATCAAACATGGCAGAAACAAAATAGTGAATTAATACATTCATTGTGAAGAATTCAACAAATTGATCATTGAAAACACAATAAATGAATAGAGAATGATACTTGGGCCCACGTAGATGTGGAATTTCTTTTCGAGTGTTCTACTCAATTTCTCACACGTTCGATATCACTCACactgaacacgagaagagaaattccacatAAACAATTTATTGTACGCGTATTCATCAACTTGACAGTGTGGCATGAAAGGCGAGTGActtgtcagcagctgattggcgatgttaaacacacgtaaaaaataTCGTAATTTTACATCGTGTAGCTCCAGCTTTCCTCAGGGCTGGTAATCCTTGTAAAACACcacattttgtataattatgataatcagTTAGTTCATGACATTCTaggttatatttttttatcttcttccaTCTCTCACAGGATATTCAACTGTCTGAAATACTGTCAGTTGATTCTAATATTGACCCTCTGGCGACAGACGCCACTCGAGCCCCGCACTGTTTTGAAATGAAGACAAGGGACATGGTGTACTACGTGGGGCAAGTTGAAGACGAAAACGAGACCCCAGACCCTGACAGTGGAGTAGGAGCAGTGGCGGGGCAGGCCTGGGCTAGTGTCACGCGCTCTGCTCTTATGCCAGGTTGTGTGACACCGACCACGAGTGTTTGCCCCTCAAGCAACAACGGTGAGTCTACGTCACTCTACTTCGTTGCTCAATTTCCAACAAGTGCAGACTGTAGAAATTTGGCTGTAATTTTAAACAGCGGACATAAGTTATAAGCAATACGCAGAGATGTTGTGACTTTTGTCTTTTCACTCTCCTAGCAAAGTAAATCGTAACTTGATTTCAAAGTATTACTTTGCGAAGAGCATCGTGGTAACAACTGATAATCTAAGTATGGGCAAGAATAAAAcggacttaaaaaaaaactttcatttctacgctaaatttttcaagaagcGCTAAGAGTAGCATAGCTCCTTAACTTGAGGACGAGTTGCTTGAAACCTTGGGAGGCGATTTTTCTCAGTAGATGTCGTTATCCATACACAAGATAATCTCAAGTAATGTTGGATTTGAATGCTTTTGCCTCAGTACGATTTAATTGGTCAAGGAAACTCGCGCCTCCCCTTGGCGActcgaccaatcagatccaaaacCAATGGCAAAttgatcactcgcgttttcccgcgctttaggcggtTTGCCTGTTTTCgcttgagttctcattggttccttgtgaTATTATCCTTGTTCCGATAGGCTAAAGTGATTACTTTACGTTTGGTTTTACGATGCTCGAAGGAAATGCGCTCTTACAAACGGTATGATGTAATTATAATGATCTGCTCTCAGTTAGCACTAAACTTTCCATTGTGTTTAGGTGTTAGTAATTCTGACGTAGAGATGGAAGTTACAGACGAAGAGGAGAAAGTGAAAGATGCTCCATTGGTTTGTAAAATGTTTCTTGGTCACGCACTCCTTACTTAGCGTATAGCAGCAAGCAATCAACAACAATCTTTTATTTCAGCTCTTAAATTATGCGAAATAGTTgcattttgttcttatttttacaTACTTGATTAGATAAGAacttttttcgtttctcttttgAAGGACATTAGTCAACTGTACCAAGTATTCCCTGACGAAATTCTCGGATCAGGACAGTTTGGAATTGTCTATGGAGGTATGTGTTTTAATTAGGTTTTCATTAGCGGCGTAGTTCGTTTGTGACAAACTCTGAGGTACTGATGCATAGAGGAGGTTATCTTCAGCTTTTAGTAACCCGTATAGTTACCCACCGAGCCATTCATTTCgtattaaacagaaaaaatcaGTCACCTTTTGTACATGTCAAGTAAGATTGAGCACTCAGATCCCTGACCTCATTCGCTATTTTGAATGTATTTGGAGGTAGGAAATAATCTTCCAAAGTTTTGTTACCAAGTCGAAATCCTGACGTGAACCTTATGCTCTCGAGTAAGTACTGTCCTTGAATAAACGGTGCCCCTAATAAGCAGAATGCAGCGGTTATCTGAGGAAtaaaagataataaaacaattttggtaTAACTCAATAATTTACACCAACCTTACAAATCTTTTTAAGAAAGCGAGacagtggatttttttttgtaaaactaACAGGGGTTCATCGTGAAAGTGGACGAGATGTAGCTATTAAAGTCATTGACAAACAACGCTTTCCTACAAAACAAGAAGCGCAATTGAAAAATGAAGTAGGAATTCTTCAGGTGTGTAATACGCTGCTTTTCTCATTGTCTGTGCTTTCCCTTTTTACTGTtgccaatttttaaaattttttcaaaggtgCTTGCATTAAAAAGATTACGCCCTAGATCATTTTGGAGAGTATGGCCAGAACCTTCGTTATTTAGCGTGCCGTATGAAAAGTTTTCATTAATGAAGTTACTTTTTTATTCATCTTATTTTCCTTAGCATGTCAACCACCCAGGTGTAGTGAATTTAGAAGAGATGTTTGAAACTCCTGAAAGGGTAAGTACAGCTAGAAAGAGAGCCGATTAAACCAACACCAAGAAACCTCAGCCAACCAGAACtttaagtaaaaacaagcaaactacgCGAAGCGCTGGaaaaaacgcgggtgaccaagtgCATCGCGAGtgtttttttgaccaatcacagtgcgaagcaaaaaacaaagcaatcccaGAGTTTTTCCGAGACTCAAATGAAAACCTTGCTTCAATTGTGGGTAACTTATTTCGGTTGCCGCTTCTGTTGCTCACACTATGAATTTCACAAGGAGGAATAAAATGGGTCTCAGTGTAACGGAAAAAGCATCAGTTTACAAATAGGTGCTGTTTGGCTCTCTAGGAGAGTGCTCGTCGATTCTCGTGTCATCAAAACAGGCTTTTTACTCATCAGTCGAAGGAATTCAAGGAGCGGAGTCTGGGGATTGTAGATCATTGCTTTCCGTGTTGAAAATTCCTTTTGAAACAGAATGATAACTTGGTTgggaagaaaaacagcaaaagaatgaaaataaatgaaagcaaCACAAGGATCATCAAGGATGTAGACACCTCACACGGAGTGCGCAGGAAAAGCCCGAAAAAACCGAGCCAATTTCTGTGGTGTGACTCGGGTCCCCCTATGTTTACAATAAATTCACGTTTAAACATCTGTCTTTCAGGTGTTCGTAGTCATGGAAAAAATGCGAGGCGACATGTTGGAACTTATTCTGTCGAGTGCCAAGGGAAGATTGGACGAGAGATGCACGAAATTCCTCATAACACAGGTAAAATGAATTCACTTCCCCTAGCAAGCGCAGCTGGGGTAACTTGCATCGAAAGCTCAATTCTGACGACGTAGCTTTAAGAGATCCATCGGTAATTGGTCGATATTTACGCACACAAATTCGAATCTGAGAAACAGCTTACAATGAGGAAAACTTTGATCTTTGGTTGAATTACAATGCACGCCGACAGGGTGGAATGAGTTGGGTCTGACTTTGGGATGATTCCGACAGGGTGCGacacaaatgcaaaaaaattgagagtGGAAGGAAGACCTTAGTTCATTCATAAAGAGAACGATGTGAAATACTGTTTACCTCGCATGCTGTGTTACACTAAAATAATACAAATGCTTGAAATTTTCCCACGGACAGACATCACTTGAGAGAAATAGcaacacatttttctttgtcagaCCTAAGTTTTGGATCAATGTCGGTATCTAAGCAACTGCGCATCTAACACTCCCCCTAGAATCAACAATAGTCAACCAATAaaaagttagggttaatgttgagttgggggggaggggggggagtaGATTCACAGTGGCTCAGATACTTACAATGATCCCTagttttatcatcattgttactgcattttttttttaagcaacgATTCTTAAGGTGATAGGTATTCCATCGGCCAATGGCAACATTCTCCTTGATGGACGGATTTGGTCCAGAAGCAGAGATGTTGAATGAGTCATGTTGTCTCAACGATAAATGATCTCGATTTGCTttacgttttttcttttttttttctttgcgtaCAGATTTTAGTGGCTCTGAGAGATCTACACAGCCGAAATATTGTTCATTGTGACTTAAAACCAGAGAATGTGTTGTTATCGTCAGTATCATCCGAATGTGGTTTCCCACAGGTGAGGTTCCGTTAGTGCTgttcttttgaaataaatttgtggGCCTTGTTTTTTCTAGAGAACGGCAATGGTTAAGAgtagaaagctttgaaaaatagTGGAATGAGAAgaacataaaacaaaactgtGAAATATTTGTAGATGTCAAGTGATTGTTGTTATTAATGTAGTCATTACACTTATCGTGATCATGATAGATATCTAgatcgttatcattatcattataattatcattattatcattattattgttattattattattattattattattattattattattattattattattatccttgtcattatcgttattattatcattattactattcaGGAGCTTGTCGAGCgaggcctgattttttttgttctcttcaaCAGATCAAACTGTGCGACTTCGGTTTTGCTCGGATAATCGAAGAGAAATCGTTCCGTCGATCGGTTGTCGGGACTCCAGCCTACCTCGCCCCTGAGGTCCTACTCAATAAAGGATACAACAGATCTCTCGATATGTGGTCGGTCGGTGTCGTCGTTTATGTAAGGTAAGAAGAGAGCTTAACCACTACTTTTACAGAATTCATTTAGCCGTGATATTAAAAtgatgatatctttctttacttCTTAGAATAGCTTTTTTTCCCCTAATTTTCTCCTGAATTGAATTTAAGTGACGGAACTTTAAGTTTATTTCGTCGTTTGCCGCACACTGTAGAAGTCATCTTCAAGTTCTTTCTTGAAACAGCTGGGGAATACGTCTCGAGTCTCTCCACGGTATCACAGACACAACGATGAATAAGACCCTTCCATCCACACAACTATGCAAATGAATGAAAGCACTTATGTAttcaaacaaattggaaaatatgCTCTTCGACGACTGATCGCTGTGCAAAACCTGGGTGTCTTAAACGTGTCTAAGGCAGATGTCATTTATAGAGAATCTGACAGACTTGGTGCTAAATCGTTACGCCGCAAAGTGCTCTGGACTCTTGTCTCAAATGATGAGGTACTGGAACAGGGTGGTGGTGTAAaggcggggggggggaggggcaaCATGCGTTTTAACACATCAGGGGTCTGTTAAAACAACTTCCTTGCAAAACCGTAACTTCTGCTCGACACCGTGGGAAAATTTGAACTTTCTTCGTTAGTATACATTGGTGTAAATGACAGCCATGGGACAAGCCGATCTCAAGTTGAAATTACAGACTGAAATCCgttctttttcagtttaagcGGCACTTTCCCGTTCAATGAAGAAGAGGATATTCAAGATCAAATTCACAACGCTGCTTTTATGTATCCACCCGATCCATGGCAGGAGATTTCGCCTGAAGGTGAGTTTCAgtacatttctttgtttaaaacttTCAGAGCGACAAAACTTAGTCTAATCATGGTTTCTCACTCATCAATGTGAATcattcttctcttctcttctcttctctagCAATTGATCTGATAAACAATCTCTTACAAGTCAAACAGAGATGTCGTTACACTTGTGATAAGTCGCTTATACATTCGTGGCTCCAGGTGAGTTACAAAGAGCAAGTTCTGTAGCACCTAATGTAGCAACTTAGAAATAAGCTCGTGGATATTGTAAAGAGACTTGCTTTGGGCCCATTCTTTATTATCccggtattttttttttttttgggggggggggggggggggggggaggagtgAGGAGGGGGGATAAGGTAAATGTTCTATagacacaaccaaaatctttcCCTTCCCCCAACATCCgaccaccccaccccacccacgAAAGGCGGCAAATAATGACCACTCCCCTATGAGAAGATGACGAGATGTGATGCACAGTATCCCGAGGAcgttttgtattttaaaagagGTTATTTGAAACGATTCCTTTAATCTTCGTTaataataaattcatttttattgaatgtaagtcattgttttctccaATTTTAAACATCCATTCCCCATTATCAAGCTCTTATTTGACGTATGAGTTGCTGGTTTCACGATCAGCAGTTTCAAATCAGAGTCAAACAATCTTCATTTTGTGTGACCCATTCAGTAACTTTTTCATCTATCTCGTACCCAGGACTATCAAACCTGGTTGGACCTTAGGAGTCTGGAAGCGGCTGTCGGAGAACGCTACCTTACTCACGAAAGTGATGACGCAAGATGGGAGGCGTACGCTGAGCAGCTAAAAGCGCGCCAAAACAGGGAACCCTCGCGGGAGTCAGCGCGGCCGACCAATAACAGATTTTTCC is from Pocillopora verrucosa isolate sample1 chromosome 7, ASM3666991v2, whole genome shotgun sequence and encodes:
- the LOC136282238 gene encoding serine/threonine-protein kinase D3-like isoform X2, producing MTEPVYPRRGISFQCGLARETYGFEGKDMSALRELAHSFLDQKFPDHSCIGIADKVIMFIHNYSTTNILEKLTSVDQLHEGSVIEVVVSAKVPADETIIRPHMLIVHSYRSPTFCDFCGEMLFGLVRQGIKCEGCGGNYHKKCAFKIPNNCSDSRHRNSASGLNMALHSHTLPRPASQLKGLFRQGLQCKDCKYNCHRKCEKFVGKTCLGEGAMVETGSLGSSDSGAISESLSEMDLSNDIPNEQELSENEREIELASRSSQEDFEPTSPSSPDSELPQLTPTMSNNIPLQRIVVSVKHTKRKGSKVLKQGWMVHFTSKDTQRKRHYWRLDTKCLTLFQDSTSSRYYKDIQLSEILSVDSNIDPLATDATRAPHCFEMKTRDMVYYVGQVEDENETPDPDSGVGAVAGQAWASVTRSALMPGCVTPTTSVCPSSNNGVSNSDVEMEVTDEEEKVKDAPLDISQLYQVFPDEILGSGQFGIVYGGVHRESGRDVAIKVIDKQRFPTKQEAQLKNEVGILQHVNHPGVVNLEEMFETPERVFVVMEKMRGDMLELILSSAKGRLDERCTKFLITQILVALRDLHSRNIVHCDLKPENVLLSSVSSECGFPQIKLCDFGFARIIEEKSFRRSVVGTPAYLAPEVLLNKGYNRSLDMWSVGVVVYVSLSGTFPFNEEEDIQDQIHNAAFMYPPDPWQEISPEAIDLINNLLQVKQRCRYTCDKSLIHSWLQDYQTWLDLRSLEAAVGERYLTHESDDARWEAYAEQLKARQNREPSRESARPTNNRFFPPMSPTERKLQTSISFL
- the LOC136282238 gene encoding serine/threonine-protein kinase D3-like isoform X1, whose translation is MTEPVYPRRGISFQCGLARETYGFEGKDMSALRELAHSFLDQKFPDHSCIGIADKVIMFIHNYSTTNILEKLTSVDQLHEGSVIEVVVSAKVPADETIIRPHMLIVHSYRSPTFCDFCGEMLFGLVRQGIKCEGCGGNYHKKCAFKIPNNCSDSRHRNSASGLNMALHSHTLPRPASQVSGPNDSAFLIQHSNSFSESLPSSRDRRATWSGRPIWIDRMLSGRIQLQIPHSFVVHSYKKPTVCHFCKKLLKGLFRQGLQCKDCKYNCHRKCEKFVGKTCLGEGAMVETGSLGSSDSGAISESLSEMDLSNDIPNEQELSENEREIELASRSSQEDFEPTSPSSPDSELPQLTPTMSNNIPLQRIVVSVKHTKRKGSKVLKQGWMVHFTSKDTQRKRHYWRLDTKCLTLFQDSTSSRYYKDIQLSEILSVDSNIDPLATDATRAPHCFEMKTRDMVYYVGQVEDENETPDPDSGVGAVAGQAWASVTRSALMPGCVTPTTSVCPSSNNGVSNSDVEMEVTDEEEKVKDAPLDISQLYQVFPDEILGSGQFGIVYGGVHRESGRDVAIKVIDKQRFPTKQEAQLKNEVGILQHVNHPGVVNLEEMFETPERVFVVMEKMRGDMLELILSSAKGRLDERCTKFLITQILVALRDLHSRNIVHCDLKPENVLLSSVSSECGFPQIKLCDFGFARIIEEKSFRRSVVGTPAYLAPEVLLNKGYNRSLDMWSVGVVVYVSLSGTFPFNEEEDIQDQIHNAAFMYPPDPWQEISPEAIDLINNLLQVKQRCRYTCDKSLIHSWLQDYQTWLDLRSLEAAVGERYLTHESDDARWEAYAEQLKARQNREPSRESARPTNNRFFPPMSPTERKLQTSISFL